From a single Ignavibacteria bacterium genomic region:
- a CDS encoding dipeptidase, translating to MNKTEKFVNDNIDKFIAELGEFLKFESISTLPEKTEEMKKCAEFTAAKMLEAGLDKAVVLETGGHPVVYGERLRVPGAPTVLIYGHYDVQPVDPVELWSSAPFDPVIKDGKIFARGATDDKGQLYMHIKAVQSILANSAELPVNVKFIIEGEEEIGSPSLEPFLKANKELLKCDVVLVSDTALYAPMLPTLTYGLRGLCYMEIEVTGPNRDLHSGTFGGAVANPINILSQMISKMHDENGKVAIPGFYDDVLDLTTHEREELAKLEFSEDEYKAHLEVNALWGEKGYTVIERTGARPTLDCNGIWGGFSGAGAKTVIPSKASAKISMRLVANQDPEKIGVCFTDFVNSIAPESVKVKVSAVHGAEACLVPIESKAITAAAKALSRAFGKETVYQREGGSIPVVAKFKKYLGADSVLMGLGLNTENLHSPDEHFDLNHFRLGIISSAYFMEEYSGK from the coding sequence ATGAACAAGACAGAAAAATTTGTAAACGATAACATAGATAAATTCATAGCCGAACTTGGCGAATTTCTAAAATTTGAAAGTATCAGTACTCTTCCCGAAAAAACGGAAGAAATGAAAAAATGTGCCGAATTCACGGCAGCGAAGATGCTGGAAGCCGGTCTCGACAAAGCGGTCGTACTCGAAACCGGTGGACATCCGGTCGTATATGGTGAACGCTTAAGAGTGCCGGGGGCACCAACAGTTCTTATATATGGTCACTATGATGTGCAGCCTGTGGACCCCGTTGAATTATGGAGCAGTGCTCCTTTCGATCCGGTCATAAAGGACGGTAAGATATTTGCAAGAGGTGCAACCGATGACAAAGGTCAGCTTTACATGCATATAAAAGCTGTTCAGTCTATTCTCGCCAACTCTGCCGAACTTCCGGTGAATGTTAAATTCATTATCGAGGGAGAAGAGGAGATCGGGAGTCCGAGCCTTGAACCTTTCCTTAAGGCTAACAAAGAACTATTAAAGTGTGATGTTGTGCTGGTTTCCGATACTGCGCTCTATGCTCCAATGTTGCCAACACTGACATATGGACTTAGAGGTCTTTGTTACATGGAAATTGAAGTAACCGGACCTAATAGAGATCTTCATTCGGGGACCTTTGGAGGTGCTGTGGCAAATCCGATCAATATCCTGTCTCAGATGATTTCAAAAATGCACGATGAAAACGGAAAAGTGGCAATCCCGGGCTTTTATGATGATGTGCTTGACCTGACAACCCATGAGAGAGAGGAGCTTGCCAAACTTGAATTCTCTGAGGATGAATATAAAGCACACCTCGAAGTGAACGCTCTTTGGGGTGAAAAAGGATACACAGTAATTGAAAGAACGGGTGCCAGACCCACACTTGATTGTAATGGCATTTGGGGTGGCTTCTCGGGTGCAGGTGCTAAAACTGTCATTCCTTCTAAAGCATCCGCCAAAATAAGCATGCGACTTGTTGCAAATCAGGATCCTGAGAAAATTGGAGTATGTTTCACTGATTTTGTGAACAGTATTGCTCCAGAATCGGTAAAAGTAAAAGTCAGCGCTGTTCATGGTGCTGAGGCATGTCTCGTGCCAATTGAATCAAAAGCCATTACTGCAGCAGCAAAAGCCTTAAGCAGAGCATTTGGCAAGGAAACGGTTTATCAAAGGGAGGGCGGAAGCATTCCTGTGGTTGCCAAGTTCAAGAAATACCTCGGAGCCGACTCCGTTTTGATGGGTTTGGGACTAAACACTGAGAATCTTCACTCACCTGATGAGCATTTTGATCTCAATCATTTCAGACTGGGAATAATCAGCTCAGCATATTTCATGGAAGAATATTCCGGAAAGTAA
- a CDS encoding aminomethyltransferase family protein: MTDKIFTSVIQNMLTENGYTYEAGTNHCFLALSKRGLRGDIELLKSGTAIRDTSSFCTLEIKGDDSLDFLNRISTNDLRGLKPGESIRTIFCSDKGRIIDSVLVVNEGLRFLIFGTGGSSDKLTRWINRYIITDDVNVKDITGSFGSFEIYGPQAQTVIILLSGIKDEEPNRIYNFEFEDKLFSILKYNYAGKSDRYLLFGEPRCFEKLAGYILKYDGPFNIDFVSEPAFQHYNIENITPGETEISDSFNPHEVKLMSEVSLRKGCFIGQEVIARLDTYEKVQKFLVQLEVSEGSQVVLPAQLLDIDDKDAGVLTSISAYHTNGKVKALGLVRKNHLQKGTVLFAQSGADRISVAVKEL; encoded by the coding sequence ATGACCGATAAAATTTTTACATCAGTAATTCAGAATATGCTAACCGAGAATGGTTACACCTATGAAGCCGGGACGAACCATTGCTTTCTCGCTCTGTCGAAGAGAGGTTTGAGAGGGGATATCGAATTATTGAAAAGTGGAACAGCGATTCGCGACACCTCCTCTTTTTGTACCCTGGAAATAAAAGGGGACGATTCTCTCGACTTCCTGAACAGAATTAGCACCAACGATCTTCGCGGTTTAAAGCCGGGTGAGAGTATCCGCACGATTTTCTGCTCTGACAAGGGCAGAATCATCGACTCCGTACTTGTTGTCAATGAAGGACTCAGATTTCTGATTTTTGGCACGGGAGGAAGTTCTGATAAACTGACCAGATGGATCAATAGATATATTATCACAGATGATGTAAATGTGAAGGATATTACCGGTTCATTTGGCAGTTTCGAAATCTATGGCCCACAGGCTCAGACTGTTATCATCCTCCTCTCGGGAATAAAAGATGAGGAACCAAACAGGATTTATAACTTTGAGTTTGAAGACAAGTTGTTCAGCATTCTCAAGTACAACTATGCCGGAAAATCGGATCGTTATCTCCTGTTTGGGGAGCCAAGATGCTTCGAAAAACTTGCCGGTTATATTTTGAAGTATGACGGACCCTTCAATATCGATTTCGTTAGTGAACCTGCATTTCAGCATTATAATATTGAAAACATCACACCGGGAGAGACTGAAATATCTGATTCCTTCAATCCACATGAAGTCAAATTAATGAGTGAAGTGTCACTTAGAAAGGGTTGCTTTATCGGTCAGGAAGTGATTGCCAGACTTGACACTTACGAAAAAGTCCAAAAATTTCTCGTGCAGCTTGAGGTGAGCGAGGGTTCCCAAGTGGTTCTCCCGGCACAACTTCTCGACATTGACGACAAAGACGCTGGAGTGCTGACATCAATTTCAGCTTACCATACCAATGGAAAGGTGAAGGCACTTGGACTCGTTCGCAAAAACCACCTTCAAAAGGGGACCGTTTTGTTTGCCCAATCAGGTGCGGACAGAATAAGTGTCGCGGTAAAGGAACTTTAA
- a CDS encoding cob(I)yrinic acid a,c-diamide adenosyltransferase, giving the protein MKIYTKTGDSGDTGLFGGQRVGKDSTRIEAYGTVDELNSFIGLALCEVKSKDLIDDLRLIQDRLFTVGSDLATPLDSKIKNFNLPRTEEIFFEDLEKRIDFYSIQLEELRNFILPGGSKGASLLHVCRTVCRRGERLVVELMHHEELNKNIVIFLNRLSDFFFVAARYENHITGNEDLKWEK; this is encoded by the coding sequence ATGAAAATTTATACAAAAACCGGTGATAGTGGTGATACAGGACTCTTTGGTGGTCAAAGGGTGGGCAAAGACAGCACACGGATAGAAGCATACGGAACCGTAGACGAATTAAATTCATTTATCGGACTCGCTTTGTGTGAAGTCAAAAGTAAAGACCTTATTGATGATTTGAGACTTATACAAGACCGGCTTTTTACCGTTGGTTCCGACCTTGCGACTCCGCTCGATTCAAAGATCAAAAATTTTAATTTACCTAGAACCGAAGAAATATTTTTTGAAGATCTGGAAAAAAGGATAGATTTTTACTCTATTCAATTGGAAGAGCTTCGGAATTTCATACTTCCGGGGGGAAGCAAAGGGGCATCACTTCTTCATGTATGCCGAACGGTCTGCAGAAGAGGGGAGAGACTGGTAGTGGAATTGATGCACCATGAGGAATTGAACAAAAATATTGTTATATTTCTGAACCGTCTTTCAGATTTTTTCTTTGTTGCGGCCCGGTATGAAAATCATATCACAGGTAATGAAGATCTGAAATGGGAAAAATAG
- a CDS encoding endonuclease gives MMKKNNFSLSTITVVCLSLTFSLSSLQAQNTEADYYQNAYKLYGTALRTALHNIVKGHTVISYDGLYTAFPSTDSKPGTNNVWDIYSDKPGGTPSYLYVHGLKKCGSYSGEGDCYNREHSWPDSWLGATNPARSDLFHMYPTDGYVNNRRSNYPFGTVASATWTSTNGSKVGSCSFPGYTSTVFEPINEFKGDLARSQMYMSVRYYLEDSGFSTSPATNKSNLLPWYANLLYSWHIKDTVSTKEINRNNAIFVYQKNRNPFIDHPEFAAEIWQTDMKPQVVKLYPDANSLVIDFSRYIDSSVAVNPLNFTCSNNGGNPVSVQWGVGNDVSKLLLTFQGLASGTQYALQLKGLKSINGVLMNDTTVNFTTSGTTGVVESENTVIAYNLEQNYPNPFNPSTVIRYQIPAENHVSIKVFDSIGNEIAVLVNEDQSAGSHSVNFNGANLSSGIYFYQLRAGGFVKMNKLILMK, from the coding sequence ATGATGAAAAAAAACAATTTCTCTCTCTCCACAATAACAGTCGTTTGCCTGTCACTAACATTCAGCCTCTCATCCCTTCAAGCACAGAACACAGAGGCGGATTATTATCAAAATGCTTATAAACTCTACGGAACCGCACTAAGAACGGCACTTCATAATATTGTTAAAGGTCACACGGTGATCAGCTATGATGGACTTTACACAGCTTTCCCTTCCACCGATTCCAAACCCGGTACAAACAATGTCTGGGATATATACTCCGACAAACCGGGCGGCACACCGTCTTATCTTTATGTGCACGGCTTAAAGAAATGCGGCAGCTATTCAGGTGAAGGAGACTGTTACAATCGTGAACATTCATGGCCTGACAGTTGGCTGGGTGCCACAAATCCTGCAAGATCAGATCTTTTCCACATGTACCCTACAGACGGATATGTGAACAACAGAAGAAGCAACTATCCGTTCGGCACGGTCGCTTCGGCAACCTGGACTTCCACAAACGGGAGCAAAGTAGGAAGCTGTTCATTCCCCGGTTACACATCCACTGTTTTTGAACCAATTAATGAATTTAAAGGTGATCTTGCAAGGTCGCAGATGTACATGTCTGTAAGATACTATTTGGAAGACAGCGGTTTTTCAACAAGTCCTGCAACCAATAAATCGAATCTCCTGCCATGGTATGCCAATCTGCTTTATTCGTGGCACATAAAGGATACCGTCAGCACTAAAGAAATCAACCGGAACAACGCCATTTTTGTATATCAGAAAAACCGGAATCCGTTTATTGATCATCCTGAATTTGCAGCCGAAATCTGGCAGACAGATATGAAACCACAGGTAGTGAAACTTTATCCCGATGCGAATTCATTAGTTATAGATTTTTCAAGGTACATCGACTCCAGCGTCGCGGTCAATCCGTTAAATTTCACCTGCAGCAACAATGGCGGGAATCCTGTTTCAGTTCAATGGGGGGTGGGTAATGATGTGTCGAAACTTCTTCTTACATTTCAGGGTCTGGCGAGCGGGACTCAGTATGCACTTCAGTTAAAAGGTTTGAAAAGCATAAACGGGGTGTTGATGAACGACACCACAGTAAATTTTACCACGAGTGGAACCACAGGCGTGGTTGAGTCTGAGAACACTGTGATCGCCTATAATCTCGAACAGAACTATCCAAATCCTTTCAACCCCTCGACTGTGATACGGTACCAAATCCCTGCAGAGAATCATGTTTCAATTAAGGTCTTCGATTCAATCGGAAATGAGATAGCAGTGCTGGTTAATGAAGATCAAAGTGCCGGCAGTCATTCCGTTAACTTCAATGGTGCGAATCTTTCGAGCGGCATTTATTTTTACCAGCTCCGTGCAGGCGGGTTTGTAAAAATGAACAAACTGATATTAATGAAGTAG
- a CDS encoding PAS domain-containing protein has protein sequence MKKNIPTPDFEELRIQAEKKLSENESPAPSVINTMDNLRLIHELSVHQMELELQNEELQNSVQLSQSLLNKYRLLFDFAPIPYFTLDRLGNFVDCNKHAFELLGIEGGNIKNRNFSGFVDPSSLVVFDRFFNEIFSSSSHAKCDVILEGADAKEVFAVLTGIQFHDSATCLIAIVDSTEEVIVHRKLEEYSRVLEEANNTKDKFFAIISHDLRSPFHILLNLSELLLTDFDLMNRDEKINLITSLNVSIKRQYDLLSDLLDWSIFHKKGFTIKRVFVDIQQLIDSQFLDFEATASFKKISFVNNTRKNATVWADLYMLKLIFRNLISNAIKFSYPGGKIVISSEEVANFTEISVEDQGTGIGEDDLGKLFRIDTRLSTEGTLKEKGTGLGLNISKGVIDLHGGTINIQSALGKGTKVTFSLPKK, from the coding sequence ATGAAAAAGAACATCCCCACTCCTGATTTTGAAGAACTCAGAATTCAGGCAGAAAAAAAACTTTCGGAGAACGAGTCTCCTGCCCCTTCTGTGATTAACACCATGGACAACCTTCGTTTGATTCACGAATTAAGTGTCCATCAAATGGAACTTGAACTGCAAAATGAAGAATTGCAAAATTCGGTTCAATTATCCCAATCACTCCTGAACAAATACAGATTGCTTTTCGATTTCGCCCCGATTCCTTACTTTACGCTCGACCGGCTTGGAAACTTCGTGGATTGTAATAAACATGCGTTTGAATTGCTGGGAATTGAGGGGGGCAATATTAAAAACAGAAATTTCTCCGGGTTTGTTGATCCATCATCTCTGGTGGTTTTTGACCGGTTTTTCAACGAAATTTTCTCTTCTTCTTCACATGCAAAGTGTGATGTCATACTCGAAGGTGCAGATGCTAAAGAGGTGTTTGCCGTCCTAACGGGGATACAATTTCACGACAGCGCCACTTGTCTTATTGCTATCGTGGATAGTACAGAAGAAGTAATCGTCCATAGGAAACTGGAGGAGTATTCGAGGGTACTTGAAGAAGCAAACAACACAAAAGACAAGTTTTTTGCCATCATATCTCACGACCTCCGAAGCCCTTTTCACATTTTATTGAATCTTTCAGAACTCCTGCTGACCGATTTTGACTTGATGAATCGGGATGAAAAAATTAACCTGATCACTTCATTAAATGTGAGCATAAAGCGACAGTATGATTTGCTTAGTGATTTGCTCGACTGGTCAATTTTCCACAAAAAAGGTTTCACCATCAAGCGTGTCTTCGTCGACATCCAACAGTTGATTGATTCACAGTTTCTCGATTTTGAGGCAACTGCATCCTTCAAAAAGATCTCGTTCGTAAACAATACACGAAAAAACGCAACCGTCTGGGCTGATCTCTACATGCTGAAGCTCATCTTCAGAAATCTGATATCGAATGCGATCAAATTCAGTTATCCCGGTGGGAAAATAGTCATATCTTCAGAGGAAGTGGCCAATTTTACCGAGATTTCAGTTGAAGATCAAGGTACGGGAATTGGTGAAGATGACCTTGGTAAACTTTTCAGAATCGATACGCGATTATCCACGGAGGGAACCTTGAAGGAAAAAGGGACGGGACTGGGTTTGAATATTTCAAAGGGAGTTATCGACCTTCATGGAGGAACCATTAATATTCAGAGTGCTTTGGGAAAGGGAACGAAAGTTACTTTTTCGCTCCCCAAAAAATAA
- a CDS encoding PAS domain-containing protein encodes MVKKVSNIPKAGRTSNNLKAKINFHIAGIGASAGGFEALEQFFQNMPVDSGIGFVVIQHLDPKSKGMMPELLRRITKMKVVEVKESMPVEPNVLYTIPPNTVMSVMNGILHLFEPPADSGVRYPIDTFFASLAKDNGCNCSGTILSGMGDDGVKGVAEIQKSGGYVLVQDPASAKYDAMPSNTIETLEPDVVDIPAALPAKLLELLKKNTRRQKLLSIDKSSFQKILLLLRSSTGTDFSGYKKNTLYRRIERRMSVHQITKVQQYIKFLMENNTETEILFKEILIGVTSFFRDSATWEHLRDRILPEILSTSSTPDVIRVWIPACSTGEEAYSLAIIFKEAVEKIRPDRHFILQIFATDLDSDSIDHARKGTFPLTIAETVSQVRLDRFFIRENSGYRVRPEIREMIIFAVQNVISNPPFTKIDLLLCRNFLIYIEPELQKKLLHLFHYSLQPGGILLLGNAESIGNCHNLFDTLEPRFRLFIKKGITQPAEVLEIPAGITSKKTGQNKTGSSAVQTDNFQSVVEQLLLKEFAPLGLLLNQSGDILYISGRSGQFLEPPTGKVNWNIFAMLHERLRSDFSILFRRALQSGNKETALDIRFQNDGVNRSVDMIIQLLQKPEQLFGLVLVVLSSKIVPIEIQTNISVQDKENILEYELQKARENLQSLQEEMQTSQEELKSSNEELQSTNEELQSTNEELTTSKEEMQSLNEELQSVNLELQMKVDEYSRINNDMENLLNSTEIATIFLDKNLNIRRFTQQATKIAKLIQSDIGRPFTDLTSEINYPELAHDAREVLRSLIFIEKPVASLDGRWFNVRIIPYRTFDDRIDGLVITFTDITNIMLLKEGFRETSQVLGNLIKLSKSVAFAISPAGKILEFNEAAEKLFGKSRTEVIDRNYFEMFVPDDLRSAAKIEMLSKFAEKNPVSLTNFVTGKNGENIRVEWSFSKMYDEEGKVSGLIATGINITS; translated from the coding sequence TTGGTCAAAAAAGTGTCCAATATTCCAAAAGCCGGGAGAACCAGCAATAATCTCAAGGCAAAAATAAACTTCCATATTGCAGGCATCGGTGCTTCTGCCGGAGGGTTTGAAGCTCTTGAACAGTTTTTCCAGAACATGCCTGTCGATTCAGGAATTGGTTTTGTGGTCATTCAGCACCTCGATCCGAAATCAAAAGGAATGATGCCTGAACTTCTTCGTAGAATTACCAAAATGAAGGTTGTGGAAGTGAAGGAAAGCATGCCGGTCGAGCCGAATGTGCTTTACACAATCCCCCCCAACACCGTCATGTCTGTCATGAATGGAATTCTTCATCTTTTTGAGCCACCGGCCGATTCAGGCGTTAGATACCCTATTGATACTTTTTTTGCTTCTCTTGCAAAAGACAATGGATGTAATTGCTCCGGAACTATTCTCTCTGGAATGGGAGATGATGGTGTAAAAGGTGTTGCAGAGATACAAAAATCGGGTGGATATGTTCTTGTGCAGGACCCCGCATCGGCAAAATATGATGCCATGCCCTCGAACACAATTGAAACTCTGGAACCCGATGTGGTGGATATCCCGGCAGCTTTACCTGCCAAATTGCTTGAACTTTTGAAAAAAAACACCAGAAGACAAAAACTCCTCTCAATCGACAAATCATCTTTCCAAAAGATACTTCTTTTACTCAGATCAAGTACTGGCACCGATTTCTCCGGCTATAAAAAAAACACTCTCTACAGACGCATCGAAAGACGGATGTCAGTGCATCAGATCACCAAAGTGCAACAGTATATCAAGTTTCTAATGGAGAATAACACCGAAACAGAAATACTTTTTAAGGAAATTCTTATAGGTGTTACTTCTTTCTTTAGAGATTCAGCAACTTGGGAACATCTCAGGGACAGAATCCTGCCTGAAATTCTAAGCACCTCCTCCACACCTGATGTGATCAGAGTTTGGATTCCTGCGTGTTCCACCGGTGAGGAAGCGTATTCTCTGGCAATTATCTTCAAAGAAGCGGTTGAAAAGATCAGACCCGACAGACACTTTATTCTTCAGATATTTGCCACTGACCTCGACTCCGACTCGATTGATCACGCTCGCAAAGGGACATTCCCGCTCACAATTGCTGAAACTGTATCACAGGTCAGACTCGACCGTTTTTTTATAAGAGAGAATTCAGGCTACAGGGTAAGGCCCGAAATAAGGGAAATGATCATTTTCGCCGTACAAAATGTGATCTCAAATCCTCCGTTCACTAAAATTGACCTTCTGCTTTGTAGAAACTTCCTCATATATATCGAGCCGGAATTACAAAAAAAACTCCTGCACCTCTTTCATTACAGTCTGCAACCGGGAGGGATTCTACTTCTTGGTAATGCTGAATCCATCGGTAACTGTCATAACCTTTTCGATACTTTGGAACCGAGATTCAGGCTTTTTATCAAAAAAGGAATCACCCAACCTGCTGAAGTCCTTGAAATTCCTGCCGGAATCACTTCAAAAAAAACTGGTCAAAACAAGACCGGCTCATCTGCAGTTCAAACCGATAATTTTCAATCGGTCGTGGAGCAACTGCTTTTAAAGGAATTTGCTCCTCTCGGCCTTTTGTTAAATCAAAGTGGTGACATCCTGTATATCAGCGGCAGATCAGGTCAGTTTCTCGAACCTCCCACCGGAAAGGTGAACTGGAATATATTTGCAATGTTGCACGAACGGTTGAGAAGTGATTTTTCCATACTGTTCAGAAGAGCACTTCAATCAGGGAACAAAGAAACCGCGCTCGATATCCGGTTCCAGAATGATGGAGTCAACAGATCCGTGGATATGATTATACAGCTTCTTCAGAAACCGGAACAGTTGTTTGGCCTGGTGCTTGTTGTCCTGTCAAGTAAAATTGTTCCAATTGAGATTCAAACCAACATATCGGTACAGGATAAAGAAAACATCCTCGAGTACGAACTGCAAAAAGCGCGAGAGAATCTGCAATCGCTGCAGGAGGAAATGCAGACATCACAGGAGGAACTGAAATCATCAAATGAGGAATTGCAATCGACAAATGAGGAATTGCAGTCGACTAATGAAGAACTTACTACCTCCAAGGAAGAGATGCAAAGCCTGAATGAGGAACTTCAGTCTGTGAATCTGGAACTCCAGATGAAAGTTGATGAATATTCGCGCATCAACAACGATATGGAAAATTTACTCAACAGCACCGAAATCGCAACTATTTTCCTCGACAAAAACCTGAATATCAGACGGTTCACACAACAGGCAACTAAAATAGCAAAACTTATTCAATCTGATATTGGAAGACCCTTTACAGATCTTACTTCCGAAATTAATTACCCGGAACTGGCACATGATGCCCGGGAAGTACTCAGATCTCTGATTTTCATCGAGAAACCGGTTGCATCACTCGATGGAAGGTGGTTTAATGTCCGGATAATCCCCTACCGTACATTCGATGACCGGATTGACGGGCTTGTGATTACATTCACAGACATCACAAATATAATGCTCCTGAAAGAGGGATTCAGAGAAACAAGTCAGGTATTGGGAAACCTGATCAAATTATCAAAATCAGTTGCTTTTGCTATTTCACCGGCTGGAAAAATTCTGGAGTTCAATGAAGCAGCAGAAAAACTCTTCGGCAAATCAAGAACTGAGGTAATAGACAGAAACTATTTCGAGATGTTCGTCCCGGATGATTTGAGATCCGCTGCCAAGATAGAAATGCTCTCAAAATTCGCTGAAAAAAATCCGGTCTCCCTTACCAATTTTGTCACAGGAAAAAACGGCGAGAACATTAGAGTTGAGTGGTCGTTTAGTAAAATGTACGATGAAGAAGGAAAAGTTTCCGGTTTGATAGCGACAGGGATTAACATCACCTCGTAG